AGCCGGAGCGCGGCCCGCCCATGTGTTTGTCGAGCGACCACACCGTGACGTCCGGCGCGGGATCGATCGCCAGCGCCGCCGGTTCGTCGTAGAGCGCGAGGCGCGAGGCCATGTGGGCATCGTCGAGCAGAACCAACGCCCCCCGCGCCCGGGCCGCCCCGATCGCGCGGGTCAGATCGGCGAGCGGCAAATGGTGCTTGGAGGGTGAAATTGTCGTGATGACGACCAAGCTGGGCGCCGGATCGCGACCGAGCGCCTCGGCGAACGCGTCAATCCCAACCGCTTCCTCGAATTCGGCGCGCGCGAGCGTGACGCCCTGCTTGACCGAGGGATGCGAGCGATCGCGCGCGACCAGGGACAACACCCGCTCGCCCGGCTTGAGCAGCGCCAGCATGATGGCGAGCATGGCGGCGGTGATCCGCGTCGCCAGGAACCCGTCATGGGTTTCACGGCGGCCACCCAGATGCTCGATCGCCAGGGCCTCGAACTCGCCGCGCGAGCGCGCGATGAAGTGGACGTAGGACCGCATCGCGTCGCCGTCGCCCGGGGCGAAGGGAAAGGCCCGGATCAACCCGGTCAGATTATAGACGCCGTCGTCGCCGTACCGGGCGTAACGGTCGCGAATGATGCCGTAGGCCCGCGCCTGGCGCAGCGATTCGGCGACCTCGTCGGTGATGACCGCGCCGCGCGCGTAGCCGACCGTGGGGTCGAGCGGATGACCGAACCGATCGCACTTGTTACCGCCGACCATATGCGCCGTACCCATCACACGATCACTCGGCCGCCCGCGCGACGGGGCGCGTGGCGCGCCCGCCTTGCCGCACGGCCTTGAAGGCGTCCCGAATGATCGACATCGCCCGGTCGATGTCCTTTTCGGCCGTGGTCATGGGCGGAACGAGGCGGATCACGTTCAGCGCCTTGCCGGTGCCGCGAATTTGGAAGATCAACCCGCGATCGAGGCAGAAGCGCGCGAGCGCGGCGGTTTCCTCGTTGGCCGGAGTCTTGGTCCTGCGGTC
The sequence above is drawn from the Rhodospirillales bacterium genome and encodes:
- a CDS encoding aminotransferase class I/II-fold pyridoxal phosphate-dependent enzyme yields the protein MGTAHMVGGNKCDRFGHPLDPTVGYARGAVITDEVAESLRQARAYGIIRDRYARYGDDGVYNLTGLIRAFPFAPGDGDAMRSYVHFIARSRGEFEALAIEHLGGRRETHDGFLATRITAAMLAIMLALLKPGERVLSLVARDRSHPSVKQGVTLARAEFEEAVGIDAFAEALGRDPAPSLVVITTISPSKHHLPLADLTRAIGAARARGALVLLDDAHMASRLALYDEPAALAIDPAPDVTVWSLDKHMGGPRSGLVAGNRDLIKRIKARALGLGVEAQLGQIIAGYRAVEAFDPRPVREAGESAKRILAALGNATHGLGYLAGAGVAVGGEDYLGIALARAGCERTSLVPIEAVAFGSMTILERMGAVTIPAVGMPGASCTFRLMTYPDGARLGERGVIDAWNMAIEATTAALDDPERVRATLLG